One genomic window of Polyangium aurulentum includes the following:
- the gap gene encoding type I glyceraldehyde-3-phosphate dehydrogenase: protein MATRIAVNGFGRIGRCIVRALVERGEKDLEIVAINDLTDPGTLAHLLRYDSIHREFKAAPVSHGEGYIGIGDRRIEVHAKKDPKELPWKQLGVDIVLECTGLFTDKAKAAAHQDAGAKRVIISAPAKGHDLTIVMGVNDGSYDPSKHSIVSCGSCTTNCLAPVAKVLLDEFGIVRGLMTTVHSYTNDQHILDLPHRKGDLRRARAAAVNMVPSSTGAAKALSEVIPSLKGKFDGQAIRVPTVDVSLVDLTVETEKPASKDAIHAAMKRASEGPMKGILQYVEAQLVSGDFIGNPYSSCFDSTLTQSIGDNFVKVFSWYDNEWGFSNRMIDLANLMAQKGV from the coding sequence ATGGCGACGAGGATCGCAGTCAACGGGTTCGGCCGGATTGGCCGGTGCATCGTTCGCGCGCTCGTGGAGCGTGGCGAGAAGGATCTCGAGATCGTTGCCATCAACGATCTGACCGATCCGGGGACGCTCGCGCACCTGCTGCGTTACGACTCGATTCACCGCGAGTTCAAGGCGGCGCCGGTGAGCCACGGCGAGGGCTACATCGGGATCGGCGACCGGCGGATCGAGGTGCACGCGAAGAAGGATCCGAAGGAGCTGCCGTGGAAGCAGCTCGGCGTCGACATCGTCCTCGAGTGCACGGGCCTGTTCACGGACAAGGCGAAGGCCGCCGCGCACCAGGACGCGGGCGCCAAGCGCGTGATCATCAGCGCGCCGGCCAAGGGCCACGACCTGACGATCGTGATGGGCGTCAACGACGGCTCCTACGATCCGAGCAAGCACAGCATCGTGTCGTGCGGCTCGTGCACCACGAACTGCCTCGCGCCGGTCGCCAAGGTCCTCCTCGACGAGTTCGGGATCGTGCGCGGCCTGATGACGACGGTCCATTCGTACACCAACGATCAGCACATCCTCGATCTGCCGCATCGCAAGGGCGATCTGCGGCGCGCGCGCGCGGCGGCGGTGAACATGGTTCCCTCGTCGACGGGCGCGGCCAAGGCGCTGTCCGAGGTCATCCCGTCCTTGAAGGGCAAGTTCGACGGCCAGGCGATCCGCGTGCCCACGGTCGACGTCTCGCTGGTCGATCTCACGGTCGAGACCGAGAAGCCCGCGTCGAAGGACGCGATCCACGCGGCCATGAAGCGCGCGTCCGAGGGCCCGATGAAGGGCATTCTGCAGTACGTCGAGGCGCAGCTCGTCTCGGGCGACTTCATCGGCAACCCCTACTCGAGCTGCTTCGACTCCACGCTGACGCAGAGCATCGGCGACAACTTCGTGAAGGTCTTCTCGTGGTACGACAACGAGTGGGGCTTCTCGAATCGCATGATCGATCTCGCGAACCTGATGGCGCAGAAGGGTGTCTGA
- the trxA gene encoding thioredoxin gives MASKNVLSFNQKNFESEVLKSDVPVLVDFTATWCGPCKALAPIVDKIADDFQGKVRVGKLDIDENPELTAKYGVRSVPTVIVFKAGAKAGSHAGLTSRETLLKLIGL, from the coding sequence ATGGCAAGCAAGAACGTTCTCAGTTTCAACCAGAAGAACTTCGAGTCTGAAGTCTTGAAGTCCGATGTCCCGGTGCTCGTCGACTTCACCGCCACCTGGTGCGGCCCCTGCAAGGCCCTCGCGCCCATCGTCGACAAGATCGCCGACGACTTCCAGGGCAAGGTGCGGGTCGGCAAGCTCGACATCGACGAGAACCCGGAGCTCACCGCGAAGTACGGCGTCCGCAGCGTGCCCACCGTGATCGTCTTCAAGGCCGGGGCGAAGGCGGGCTCGCATGCGGGCCTGACCTCGCGCGAGACGCTGCTCAAGCTCATCGGCCTCTGA
- the tpiA gene encoding triose-phosphate isomerase — protein sequence MNRARRPLIAGNWKMNAGGQEAFGLATGVADGARGKDRVEVVIAPPFTALAAVAYELHEAKSTVMVGAQNMHHEPGGAFTGEISAPMLKDSGAVWVILGHSERRQHFGETDEIVARKVTAAIRADLRPIACVGETLAEREADQTLEVVERQVRALLDELAKKPGFGVIAYEPVWAIGTGKVARPEDAQEVHALIRKLLTESSPELGAATRILYGGSVKADNAEGLLSQPDIDGALVGGASLDAAGFGKIVESAERLAEAAERG from the coding sequence GTGAACCGAGCTCGCCGCCCGCTCATCGCGGGCAACTGGAAGATGAACGCGGGTGGCCAGGAGGCGTTTGGCCTGGCCACCGGCGTGGCCGACGGCGCGCGCGGCAAGGATCGCGTGGAGGTGGTGATCGCGCCGCCTTTCACGGCCCTCGCCGCGGTCGCCTACGAGCTGCACGAGGCGAAGAGCACCGTGATGGTGGGTGCCCAGAACATGCACCACGAGCCGGGTGGCGCGTTCACGGGCGAGATCAGCGCGCCGATGTTGAAGGACTCGGGCGCGGTGTGGGTGATCCTCGGCCACAGCGAGCGGCGCCAGCATTTCGGCGAGACGGACGAGATCGTGGCCCGCAAGGTCACGGCGGCGATCCGGGCCGATCTGCGGCCGATCGCGTGCGTAGGCGAGACGCTCGCGGAGCGCGAGGCGGACCAGACGCTCGAGGTGGTGGAGCGTCAGGTGCGGGCGCTCCTCGACGAGCTCGCGAAAAAGCCGGGCTTCGGGGTGATCGCGTACGAGCCGGTCTGGGCGATCGGGACGGGGAAGGTGGCCCGGCCCGAGGATGCGCAGGAGGTCCACGCCCTCATTCGGAAGCTGCTCACCGAATCGTCCCCCGAGCTCGGGGCGGCGACGCGGATTTTGTACGGTGGCAGCGTGAAGGCAGACAACGCCGAGGGCCTTCTTTCCCAGCCTGACATCGACGGCGCCCTGGTGGGCGGGGCCTCGCTCGACGCGGCTGGCTTCGGCAAGATCGTCGAGAGCGCAGAGCGGCTGGCGGAGGCGGCGGAACGGGGTTAG
- a CDS encoding serine/threonine-protein kinase translates to MDAHLRRSLLDGALEGASGIRYRLRELIGEGGQGWVFKASSEAANAPAVVVKVLRPESLQEEAMFRFQREADVLRMLGTVPAPCPHIVRFHDYGVYALAGGNDGVAVPFLVIEHVAGQTLSKVIAAHGGFGMPIARARRIMGQVALGLHALHERQIVHRDLKPSNILLAQESGQEIAKITDYGLVKLIDDTSAFRTTGFAGGSLGYAPPEQYEMGNRRVVAQTDVFSFAAILFEALCGTEAFPCGAGDNPVRMLARMMGGERPSLARVQATVPAGLRDRPDLVASLDREIARAIHPDPAQRHPSIRELWQAIEPLLREAVRPGSSASIEEPVSFDPRSRQFSSAEIEPPPPQQQQNWVAPTTAVPHSSSPSGAAPMAAPMPAWRSIGAPIQGERLRAALLVEDGRAVVAAGARGLYRLVRGAWSPAPLPPSAVEPRFVRGLVRLPSGEILLYGDAGLAIALSPKGASRRIVLPDRDVVLLGSHVDDEGVVLVGERLSRPVGVVAFIPRDGAPTVRTVEGTTRLLGVARLGDGVLVACGMAGALVELGGGGSRPVPWGRTGHLYAMSASPSGAVYAVGSGGHALSIQPGAAMAPPHATLESVQTTRDLTSVTVDDSGTPWAAGAAARLLQRRDGVWTRIPLDPSATGSIVVAAPHGNEITVVAEDGSAFQGQVF, encoded by the coding sequence GTGGACGCCCACCTGCGACGAAGCCTTCTCGACGGTGCGCTCGAGGGGGCGAGCGGCATCCGCTACCGCCTCCGCGAGCTCATCGGCGAGGGCGGGCAGGGCTGGGTCTTCAAGGCGAGCAGCGAGGCCGCGAACGCCCCTGCGGTCGTCGTGAAGGTCCTCCGGCCCGAGAGCCTGCAGGAAGAGGCGATGTTCCGCTTCCAGCGCGAGGCGGACGTCTTGCGCATGCTCGGCACGGTCCCCGCGCCCTGCCCTCACATCGTCCGCTTCCACGACTACGGCGTCTACGCGCTGGCCGGCGGCAACGACGGCGTCGCGGTTCCTTTCCTCGTCATCGAGCACGTCGCGGGGCAGACCCTGAGCAAGGTGATCGCCGCGCACGGCGGCTTCGGGATGCCCATCGCGCGGGCCCGACGGATCATGGGCCAGGTCGCGCTCGGCCTGCACGCGCTGCACGAGAGGCAGATCGTCCACCGCGATCTGAAGCCGTCGAACATCCTGCTCGCGCAGGAGAGCGGCCAGGAGATCGCCAAGATCACCGACTACGGCCTGGTCAAGCTCATCGACGACACGAGCGCCTTCCGCACGACGGGCTTCGCTGGCGGCAGCCTCGGCTACGCCCCGCCCGAGCAGTACGAGATGGGCAACCGCCGCGTCGTCGCGCAGACCGACGTCTTCTCCTTCGCCGCGATCCTCTTCGAGGCCCTCTGCGGCACCGAGGCTTTCCCGTGCGGCGCAGGCGACAACCCCGTGCGCATGCTCGCGCGCATGATGGGCGGCGAGCGGCCCTCGCTCGCGCGCGTGCAAGCGACGGTGCCGGCAGGGCTGCGCGATCGGCCCGACCTCGTGGCCTCGCTCGACCGCGAGATCGCCCGCGCCATCCATCCGGATCCGGCGCAGCGTCACCCCTCGATCCGCGAGCTCTGGCAGGCCATCGAGCCGCTCCTGCGCGAGGCGGTGCGGCCAGGGTCGAGCGCGTCGATCGAGGAGCCCGTCTCCTTCGATCCGCGGTCGCGCCAGTTCTCGAGCGCCGAGATCGAACCGCCGCCGCCGCAGCAGCAGCAAAACTGGGTGGCGCCGACGACGGCCGTGCCCCACTCGTCCTCGCCCTCGGGGGCCGCGCCCATGGCCGCGCCGATGCCGGCGTGGCGATCGATCGGCGCGCCGATCCAGGGCGAGCGCTTGCGGGCGGCGCTGCTCGTGGAGGATGGCCGTGCGGTCGTCGCGGCGGGCGCGCGCGGGCTTTATCGGCTCGTGCGCGGCGCGTGGTCGCCGGCGCCCTTGCCGCCTTCCGCGGTCGAGCCGCGCTTCGTGCGGGGGCTCGTGCGCCTGCCGTCGGGTGAGATCCTCCTTTACGGCGACGCGGGCCTCGCGATCGCGCTGTCGCCGAAGGGCGCCTCGCGGCGGATCGTGCTGCCCGATCGCGACGTGGTGCTGCTCGGCTCGCACGTGGACGACGAGGGCGTGGTGCTCGTGGGCGAGCGGCTGTCGCGTCCGGTCGGCGTGGTGGCGTTCATCCCGCGCGACGGTGCGCCGACGGTGCGCACGGTGGAAGGAACGACGCGGCTGCTCGGCGTGGCGCGGCTCGGCGACGGCGTGCTCGTGGCGTGCGGGATGGCGGGCGCGCTGGTCGAGCTCGGCGGCGGAGGCTCGCGCCCGGTTCCCTGGGGCCGCACGGGGCACCTGTACGCGATGAGCGCGTCGCCTTCGGGCGCGGTGTACGCGGTGGGCAGCGGCGGTCACGCGCTCTCCATCCAGCCAGGCGCTGCGATGGCTCCGCCGCACGCGACCCTCGAGAGCGTGCAGACCACGCGCGACCTGACGAGCGTGACCGTCGACGATTCGGGCACGCCGTGGGCCGCGGGCGCGGCGGCGAGGCTTTTGCAGCGGCGTGACGGCGTCTGGACGCGCATCCCGCTCGACCCGTCCGCGACGGGCTCGATCGTCGTCGCCGCGCCTCACGGCAACGAGATCACGGTGGTCGCCGAGGACGGATCGGCGTTCCAGGGTCAGGTTTTCTGA
- a CDS encoding phosphoglycerate kinase, with translation MKLTGIRSIEDLAKDGGLAGKRVFIRVDFNVPLDKKTGAITDDARIRESVPTIKYAVEAGAKVILASHMGRPKPGKREGLSLEPCGRRLAELTGYEVHLAEDCVGDAPKYVVQNLRAGQICLLENLRFHEEEEKDDENFARQLLELADVYVNDAFGAAHRAHASVHALPRMVRDRAAGYLLLKELRSLARIVDRPEKPYIAVLGGAKVSDKIDVVESLLNVVDALAIGGAMANTFLAAQGKKTEASRIEDDKLPLARTILEKARDRRVEVLLPVDVVVAPSLDAQSGQVVSVDAIPAGTMALDVGPKTVELFGKQIERAKTVFWNGPMGLFESKAFSSGTFEIARIMSRASGFTVVGGGDSASAVKLAGEDVAKGFDHISTGGGASLELVEGKKLPGVEALRSAEETA, from the coding sequence ATGAAGCTCACGGGGATTCGGTCCATCGAGGACCTCGCGAAGGACGGCGGGCTCGCGGGCAAGCGGGTCTTCATCCGCGTCGACTTCAACGTCCCGCTCGACAAGAAGACGGGCGCGATCACGGACGACGCGCGCATCCGCGAGTCGGTGCCCACGATCAAGTACGCCGTGGAGGCGGGCGCGAAGGTGATCCTCGCCTCGCACATGGGGCGGCCGAAGCCGGGCAAGCGTGAGGGTTTGTCCCTCGAGCCCTGCGGCCGCCGCCTCGCCGAGCTGACCGGCTACGAGGTCCACCTGGCCGAGGACTGCGTGGGCGACGCGCCCAAGTACGTCGTGCAGAACCTGCGCGCGGGGCAGATCTGCCTGCTCGAAAACCTGCGCTTCCACGAGGAGGAGGAGAAGGACGACGAGAACTTCGCGCGTCAGCTCCTCGAGCTCGCGGACGTGTACGTCAACGACGCGTTCGGCGCGGCGCACCGGGCGCACGCCTCGGTGCACGCGCTGCCGCGCATGGTGCGCGATCGCGCGGCGGGCTACCTGCTCCTGAAGGAGCTTCGCTCGCTCGCGCGCATCGTCGATCGCCCCGAGAAGCCGTACATCGCCGTCCTCGGCGGCGCCAAGGTCTCGGACAAGATCGACGTGGTCGAGTCGCTCCTCAACGTGGTCGACGCGCTCGCGATCGGCGGCGCCATGGCGAACACGTTCCTCGCCGCGCAGGGCAAGAAGACCGAGGCGAGCCGGATCGAGGACGACAAGCTGCCGCTCGCCCGCACCATCCTGGAGAAAGCGCGCGATCGCAGGGTCGAGGTGCTCCTGCCCGTCGACGTCGTGGTGGCCCCGAGCCTCGACGCGCAGAGCGGCCAGGTCGTGAGCGTCGACGCGATCCCGGCCGGGACCATGGCGCTCGACGTCGGGCCGAAGACGGTCGAGCTGTTCGGCAAGCAGATCGAGCGTGCGAAGACGGTGTTCTGGAACGGTCCGATGGGGCTCTTCGAGTCGAAGGCGTTCTCGTCGGGCACGTTCGAGATCGCGCGCATCATGAGCCGCGCGAGCGGCTTCACGGTCGTCGGTGGCGGCGACAGCGCCTCGGCGGTGAAGCTCGCGGGCGAGGATGTCGCGAAGGGCTTCGATCACATCTCGACGGGCGGCGGCGCGTCGCTCGAGCTCGTCGAGGGCAAGAAGCTGCCCGGGGTCGAGGCGCTGCGTTCGGCCGAGGAGACAGCGTGA
- a CDS encoding polyprenol monophosphomannose synthase: MPARVLVVTPTFNERDNLPGFVREVLRTVPEAHVLVVDDASPDGTGKVADELAASDQRVSVLHRPGKLGLGTAYVEGFRYAMAHGYDVVLEMDADMSHDPRHLPDILRAVDEGADVVLGSRSVPGGGVVGWGLGRHVLSKGGSLYARTILGVPTRDLTTGYKAYTRRALVAIDVESLRSNGYSFQIETTYRALRKGLRVVEVPIVFVDRRAGSSKMSRRIFAEAVLEVWRLRVDALRGRI, from the coding sequence ATGCCGGCCCGGGTCCTCGTCGTCACGCCCACGTTCAACGAGCGTGACAACTTGCCGGGCTTCGTGCGCGAGGTGCTCCGGACGGTGCCCGAAGCGCACGTGCTCGTCGTGGACGATGCCTCGCCGGACGGCACGGGCAAGGTGGCGGACGAGCTCGCCGCGAGCGACCAGCGCGTCTCGGTGCTGCACCGTCCCGGCAAGCTCGGGCTCGGGACCGCGTACGTCGAGGGCTTCCGGTACGCGATGGCGCACGGCTACGACGTGGTGCTCGAGATGGACGCGGACATGTCCCACGATCCGCGCCACCTGCCCGACATCCTGCGCGCGGTGGACGAGGGCGCGGACGTGGTGCTCGGCTCGCGCAGCGTGCCCGGCGGCGGCGTCGTCGGCTGGGGGCTCGGCCGGCACGTGCTGTCGAAGGGCGGCTCGCTCTACGCCCGCACGATCCTCGGCGTCCCGACCCGGGACCTCACGACGGGCTACAAGGCCTACACGCGGCGCGCGCTCGTCGCGATCGACGTGGAGAGCCTGCGCTCGAACGGCTACTCGTTCCAGATCGAGACGACCTACCGCGCCCTCCGAAAGGGATTGCGCGTGGTCGAGGTGCCCATCGTGTTCGTCGATCGGCGGGCGGGCAGCTCGAAGATGAGCCGGCGGATCTTCGCCGAAGCCGTGCTCGAGGTGTGGCGCCTGCGCGTCGACGCGCTGCGCGGCCGCATCTAG
- a CDS encoding DUF2169 family type VI secretion system accessory protein produces MEVVSVCPFRVASLVWQPRRGGWVLSVVCKATYDLAPVQARLAVEQDEPNEGDNHWDDDPARSIYSPSDLVPFKVRADVVLVGNAFAPRGEPARSIMTRLVVGSIDKSIEAFGERVFGQDGSLREGNRVSKVPLRYERAAGGPETHNPVGVRQDLPPDAYGAAPVPNLQPPGLLVASRADTITPTGYGPIAPTWPSRMEKLGAYASVLGNARWSEHPVPDDIDPSYFNCAPHDQQIDTLRDSERIVLENLHPQHARLVTSLPGLHPRAFILRPGAGAQDLAMKCDTLWIDTDRGQCTVTWRGQIGLDRPNALGRVVVAMEEPGQRLSWSDVERALTASASVQIVDEQTDATSIETLPETPGPAGRRPPPLPPRPGTLPFHPPSDAPAKPTSPGLDALRGMNTSGVRRDESDPSARRSANTGLPFVAPSNAPPVAPAPQAAGLPRPGDASPPWLAGARASQPSLAAASPAVPNATPFMAPAPPVAPMTPQPPPPPVPQMAPQPPPMAPQPAPAPASLPIDSPWASSASRPSGDAIAPPPAVAAGAMAASLAGVGAVAAFTASSQAAPLPPQGVGNAATSGVAAASNAAAAASQWTTPPADTPAVAPAVTPARTTSYRGPTRDVVDLLWFDPKSVSSVRVHPRWKPMLDKLKPEPEDLDLDFDDTPKPKDPPEMVERRDIFAVLTRGETTDAEGIHEAIADAVTDDGTFTPPLVLVVGELQFPFDELETLKATVTAVTPLIAGDKKLKETVDTVNELLKTPWLQSSSGVAEGLTQRVKEAFAQGNRMLPPSYLDTHTERMLLEQRHYQKRTVFGEPWLRSVLVPGGSQTSMPAYLPESLSKKLPMFQRFRARIIAEAHMQQDEYESHPAALKVVAVGRVVSLARRGVGR; encoded by the coding sequence ATGGAAGTCGTCTCGGTTTGTCCCTTTCGCGTCGCATCGCTCGTGTGGCAGCCCCGGCGCGGGGGGTGGGTCCTCTCGGTCGTCTGCAAGGCGACCTACGACCTCGCCCCCGTCCAGGCCCGCCTCGCGGTGGAGCAGGACGAACCCAACGAAGGCGACAACCACTGGGACGACGACCCCGCCCGCAGCATCTACTCGCCGAGCGATCTCGTGCCGTTCAAGGTGCGCGCCGACGTGGTGCTCGTCGGCAACGCATTCGCGCCCCGCGGCGAGCCGGCGCGATCGATCATGACCCGGCTCGTCGTGGGCTCGATCGACAAATCGATCGAGGCCTTCGGCGAGCGCGTCTTCGGACAGGACGGCTCGCTGCGCGAAGGCAACCGCGTCTCGAAGGTGCCCCTGCGCTACGAGCGCGCCGCCGGCGGCCCCGAGACCCATAACCCTGTCGGCGTCCGCCAGGACCTGCCGCCGGATGCGTACGGCGCGGCCCCCGTGCCCAACCTCCAGCCGCCCGGCCTCCTGGTGGCGAGCCGCGCGGACACGATCACGCCCACGGGCTACGGGCCGATCGCGCCGACCTGGCCGAGCCGCATGGAAAAGCTCGGCGCGTACGCGTCGGTCCTCGGCAACGCGCGCTGGAGCGAGCATCCGGTGCCCGACGACATCGACCCGTCGTATTTCAACTGCGCGCCGCACGATCAGCAGATCGACACGCTGCGCGACAGCGAGCGCATCGTCCTCGAGAACCTCCACCCGCAGCACGCGCGGCTCGTCACGAGCCTGCCAGGCCTGCACCCGCGCGCCTTCATCCTGCGCCCCGGCGCCGGGGCGCAAGACCTCGCGATGAAGTGCGACACGCTCTGGATCGACACCGATCGCGGGCAATGCACGGTCACCTGGCGCGGGCAGATCGGCCTCGACCGCCCCAACGCGCTCGGTCGCGTGGTCGTCGCCATGGAGGAGCCTGGCCAGCGACTGTCGTGGAGCGACGTGGAGCGGGCGCTCACCGCCTCGGCCAGCGTGCAGATCGTGGACGAGCAGACCGACGCCACCAGCATCGAGACCTTGCCGGAGACGCCGGGCCCTGCCGGCCGCCGCCCGCCGCCCCTGCCCCCGCGCCCCGGAACGCTGCCGTTTCATCCGCCGTCGGACGCTCCCGCCAAACCCACGAGCCCAGGCCTCGATGCGCTGCGCGGCATGAACACGAGCGGCGTTCGGCGGGACGAGAGCGACCCGAGCGCGCGCCGATCGGCGAACACGGGCCTGCCGTTCGTCGCGCCAAGCAACGCGCCGCCGGTCGCCCCCGCCCCTCAGGCCGCGGGTTTGCCGCGCCCCGGCGACGCCTCGCCGCCATGGCTGGCAGGCGCGCGCGCCTCGCAGCCGAGCCTCGCCGCGGCTTCGCCCGCGGTCCCGAACGCGACGCCCTTCATGGCCCCGGCGCCGCCGGTCGCGCCGATGACGCCGCAGCCGCCGCCGCCGCCCGTCCCGCAGATGGCGCCGCAGCCGCCGCCGATGGCCCCTCAGCCGGCGCCCGCCCCCGCATCGCTGCCGATCGACAGCCCCTGGGCGAGCAGCGCGTCACGCCCGAGCGGCGACGCGATCGCACCTCCGCCGGCCGTCGCTGCCGGCGCGATGGCTGCGAGCCTCGCGGGCGTCGGTGCGGTCGCCGCGTTCACCGCCTCCTCGCAAGCCGCGCCGCTGCCGCCGCAGGGCGTCGGCAACGCGGCCACGTCCGGCGTCGCCGCAGCCTCGAACGCCGCGGCCGCAGCGAGCCAGTGGACGACCCCGCCCGCCGACACGCCCGCGGTCGCGCCCGCCGTGACGCCCGCGCGCACGACGTCGTACCGCGGGCCCACGCGCGACGTGGTCGACCTGCTCTGGTTCGATCCGAAGTCGGTCTCGTCCGTCCGCGTGCACCCGCGCTGGAAGCCGATGCTCGACAAGCTCAAGCCCGAGCCGGAGGACCTCGACCTCGACTTCGACGACACGCCGAAGCCCAAGGACCCGCCCGAGATGGTGGAGCGGCGCGACATCTTCGCCGTCCTCACGCGCGGCGAGACGACGGACGCCGAGGGCATCCACGAGGCGATCGCCGACGCGGTGACCGACGACGGCACCTTCACGCCCCCGCTCGTGCTCGTCGTGGGCGAGCTGCAGTTCCCCTTCGACGAGCTGGAGACGCTCAAGGCCACGGTGACGGCCGTGACGCCGCTCATCGCGGGCGACAAGAAGCTGAAGGAGACGGTCGACACGGTGAACGAGCTGCTCAAGACGCCGTGGCTGCAGAGCTCGAGCGGCGTCGCGGAGGGGCTCACGCAGCGGGTGAAGGAGGCCTTCGCGCAGGGCAACCGCATGCTGCCGCCGAGCTACCTCGACACGCACACCGAGCGGATGTTGCTCGAGCAGCGGCACTACCAGAAGCGGACGGTGTTCGGCGAGCCGTGGCTGCGCAGCGTGCTCGTGCCCGGGGGCTCGCAGACGTCGATGCCCGCCTACCTGCCCGAGAGCCTGTCGAAGAAGCTGCCCATGTTCCAGCGCTTCCGGGCGCGGATCATCGCCGAGGCGCACATGCAGCAGGACGAGTACGAGAGCCACCCGGCCGCGCTCAAGGTGGTCGCGGTGGGCCGCGTGGTGTCGCTGGCGCGCAGGGGCGTGGGGCGGTAA
- a CDS encoding peptidase MA family metallohydrolase, whose product MRRRRRACAAPALALGVLALVLAPRSAVAAQPRPYDAPKVEDDRDAPPLPSTYNVDPLEGDFVVAYHPSARERVRAVKAQLLATRAALSAALGRDVLARAELRVAAVPDEMHTLGPTEDVPSYAPAIVFSRQHLVVASLASTRSLEPHDLGAVLAHALAHLALDEALDGRPVPVWFHEGFAAYTAGDAASARAQALVLASLRKRLLPLGDLETSFPADAPETSLAYAEATDLVRFLSDKPHRASFAALVERVRGGEGFDRALEAAYETDLGSLEGAWRKDLARRYAFLPVFLIGVVVWALVAGVALVRRARRAPKPSAPAPRKAARVDTAAAPSSASSRLARATARAAAVRGARARAAGRMDGMGESMAADADVPKVEHDGQWHTLH is encoded by the coding sequence GTGAGACGTCGGCGGCGCGCCTGCGCGGCTCCAGCCCTCGCGCTCGGCGTGCTCGCCCTCGTGCTCGCGCCCCGCTCGGCCGTCGCCGCGCAGCCGCGCCCCTACGACGCCCCGAAGGTCGAAGACGACCGCGACGCCCCTCCCCTGCCCTCGACCTACAACGTCGATCCGCTCGAGGGAGACTTCGTCGTCGCCTACCACCCCTCGGCGCGCGAGCGCGTCCGCGCGGTCAAGGCCCAGCTCCTCGCGACCCGCGCCGCGCTCTCGGCCGCGCTCGGACGCGACGTGCTCGCCCGCGCCGAGCTGCGCGTCGCCGCCGTCCCCGACGAGATGCACACGCTCGGGCCCACCGAGGACGTGCCGAGCTACGCGCCCGCGATCGTGTTCTCGCGCCAGCACCTCGTGGTCGCGAGCCTCGCCTCGACGCGATCGCTCGAGCCGCACGACCTCGGGGCCGTCCTCGCCCACGCCCTCGCGCACCTCGCGCTCGACGAGGCGCTCGACGGGCGCCCGGTGCCCGTGTGGTTCCACGAAGGGTTCGCGGCATACACGGCAGGGGACGCGGCCTCGGCGCGCGCGCAGGCGCTGGTGCTCGCGTCGCTGCGCAAGCGGCTCCTGCCCCTCGGCGACCTCGAGACGAGCTTCCCCGCCGACGCGCCCGAGACCTCGCTCGCCTACGCGGAGGCCACCGATCTCGTTCGGTTCCTCTCCGACAAACCCCACCGCGCGAGCTTTGCGGCGCTGGTCGAGCGGGTGCGCGGCGGCGAGGGCTTCGATCGGGCGCTCGAAGCCGCCTACGAGACCGATCTCGGCTCGCTGGAAGGGGCGTGGCGCAAGGACCTCGCGCGGCGGTACGCGTTCTTGCCGGTCTTCTTGATCGGCGTGGTGGTCTGGGCGCTCGTCGCGGGCGTGGCGCTCGTGCGGCGGGCGCGGCGTGCCCCGAAGCCTTCTGCGCCCGCGCCGCGCAAGGCCGCGCGGGTGGATACGGCGGCGGCGCCTTCGTCGGCTTCCTCGCGGCTCGCACGGGCGACGGCGCGCGCGGCGGCGGTGCGAGGCGCGCGCGCGCGGGCCGCGGGGCGAATGGACGGGATGGGCGAGAGCATGGCGGCCGATGCGGACGTGCCCAAGGTCGAGCACGACGGCCAGTGGCACACGCTGCACTGA